From a region of the Gimesia sp. genome:
- a CDS encoding isochorismatase family protein: MMLHPDPRSRRQFLQSILQGSLAGALTPSLAGLLAEETTEATRQIPPVPGVFSVELRKRGKEDSAPAQMETAEWKASETAIIICDMWADHPCKLAAHRVGRMAPRMNDVISKARDRGVAIIHAPSGGIQLYEDTPYRKRIKEAKPAQPPVKIQGWCYLNPEKEGPLPVDDTVKRTDGPIRGCDDPFPTYQPNHDRHEHPAIKIIGYDVISANGQEIYNFLEQEQRKNIVLMGVHTNMCVLGRPFGIRQMRYLNKNVVLCRDLTDALYDPRDKPYVSHTRGTEMIIEHIERYWCPSILGKDLTQVIPGSDNPAS; this comes from the coding sequence ATGATGTTACATCCCGATCCCCGCTCGCGACGTCAGTTCCTGCAATCAATTCTGCAGGGCAGCCTGGCCGGTGCGCTGACTCCTTCCCTGGCTGGTTTGCTGGCGGAAGAGACGACTGAGGCAACCCGCCAGATTCCGCCAGTACCGGGAGTATTCTCCGTCGAATTGAGAAAACGGGGAAAAGAGGACTCCGCGCCTGCTCAGATGGAAACTGCTGAATGGAAGGCTTCCGAAACCGCCATCATTATCTGCGACATGTGGGCCGATCATCCCTGCAAGCTGGCTGCACATCGGGTCGGCCGGATGGCCCCCCGGATGAATGACGTCATCTCGAAAGCCCGCGATCGGGGTGTCGCCATCATTCATGCACCCAGCGGGGGAATCCAGCTCTATGAAGACACGCCTTACCGCAAACGAATCAAAGAAGCCAAACCGGCCCAACCTCCCGTCAAAATCCAGGGCTGGTGTTATCTGAATCCGGAAAAAGAAGGACCGCTCCCCGTAGACGATACCGTCAAACGCACCGATGGTCCCATCCGGGGCTGTGATGATCCTTTCCCGACCTATCAACCCAATCACGATCGACACGAACATCCGGCGATCAAAATCATCGGCTATGATGTCATCAGTGCTAATGGACAGGAAATCTATAACTTCCTGGAACAGGAACAGCGGAAAAATATCGTGCTGATGGGCGTGCATACGAATATGTGCGTGCTGGGACGACCATTCGGGATCCGACAGATGCGTTACCTCAACAAAAACGTGGTCCTCTGTCGTGACCTGACCGATGCCCTTTACGATCCCCGCGACAAACCTTACGTCAGCCATACCAGGGGGACCGAAATGATCATCGAACATATTGAACGCTACTGGTGCCCCTCGATCCTCGGTAAAGATCTGACTCAGGTCATTCCAGGATCAGATAACCCGGCCAGTTGA
- a CDS encoding suppressor of fused domain protein, whose translation MDTFETNWLKALEERFGEIDGIVEVQANDDQPEIKVIYFENLPEEGTLTAVTCGLSQASHPDWEEGSKPELIVSLDTKDQSWGFAAGFFASAFFNEKRFSYGDIFQIDDPISEESEMSAYLVFAPSFLSQEEATFELPDRTIHLQGLYPLFESEIDLYDEIGLEKFWHLDGFDLYDVKRKPATA comes from the coding sequence GTGGACACATTCGAAACGAACTGGCTCAAGGCATTAGAAGAACGCTTTGGAGAGATTGATGGAATTGTTGAAGTTCAAGCCAATGACGACCAGCCCGAGATCAAAGTGATCTACTTTGAGAACCTGCCTGAAGAGGGAACCCTGACTGCGGTTACCTGCGGTCTCTCACAGGCCTCTCATCCGGACTGGGAAGAAGGATCCAAACCAGAATTGATTGTTTCTCTGGATACGAAGGACCAGAGCTGGGGCTTCGCCGCCGGGTTCTTTGCCTCCGCGTTCTTCAACGAAAAACGATTTTCTTATGGTGACATTTTTCAGATCGACGATCCGATCTCCGAAGAAAGTGAGATGAGTGCGTACTTGGTATTCGCTCCATCGTTTCTGAGTCAGGAAGAAGCGACATTCGAACTGCCCGATCGAACAATTCATCTACAGGGGCTCTATCCACTGTTTGAATCAGAAATTGATCTCTACGATGAAATCGGCCTGGAAAAGTTCTGGCACCTGGACGGTTTTGATCTATACGACGTGAAACGAAAACCTGCGACCGCATAA
- a CDS encoding FAD-dependent oxidoreductase codes for MQNKFDVVIVGGGGSGLAAAARALEFGARVLVLEKQSQLGGTTGMAIGSFTGNDTSLQRAAGIEDNPDDHETDAGLFASPEIEAQNHSEMRRFFLGQTAETLEWLRDLGLHFHGPNPEPPNRVPRMHNIVPNAKAYIAAFQTQILKRQGMIVCDAPVVELLREAGRVTGVVAEIQGERQTIRAQRGVVLAAGDYANAPEIIGRFKGDRFRSIEGVNPKACGDGHLLAEQTGAQLLNMEITYGPELRFVPPPGDPFEQLLPTSGFLAQLMGRLVPYLPQFLINWRIKRLLLTWQHPENALFDDGAILVNTVGQRFCNERVSPEREIAISEQENKAAYILLDERIAARYSEWPHFISTAPKIAYAYVEDYLKLRPDVSAAAGSLEALANQRQLDPSHLQDTVAQFNAYASGQQADPFGRTGDTEPLAGNRWVLLGPAKAYFTTTEGGVAINHGLQALDEHGDPIPGLYAIGCNGMGGQVLWGHGLHIAWALTSGRLVGEILGKSNNQ; via the coding sequence GTGCAGAATAAATTTGATGTTGTGATCGTCGGAGGTGGTGGCAGTGGACTGGCTGCTGCTGCGCGGGCTTTAGAATTCGGTGCCCGGGTACTTGTGCTGGAGAAGCAGTCGCAGCTGGGTGGCACCACGGGGATGGCCATCGGATCGTTTACTGGTAATGATACCAGCCTGCAACGAGCCGCAGGGATCGAAGACAATCCCGATGATCATGAAACCGACGCTGGTCTGTTCGCGTCACCTGAGATTGAAGCACAGAACCATTCTGAGATGCGGCGATTCTTTCTGGGACAAACCGCAGAGACCCTCGAGTGGCTGCGCGATCTGGGGCTGCACTTTCATGGACCGAACCCTGAGCCTCCCAACCGTGTGCCCCGAATGCATAATATTGTGCCGAATGCGAAAGCCTACATCGCCGCTTTCCAGACACAGATTCTCAAGCGACAGGGAATGATTGTCTGCGATGCACCAGTGGTCGAACTGCTTCGAGAAGCGGGGCGAGTGACGGGAGTCGTCGCTGAGATTCAAGGCGAACGACAGACGATCCGAGCGCAACGGGGCGTCGTACTGGCAGCGGGCGATTATGCGAATGCCCCGGAGATCATCGGACGATTCAAGGGAGATCGTTTTCGCTCGATCGAAGGGGTGAATCCCAAAGCATGTGGCGATGGTCATCTGCTGGCAGAACAGACGGGTGCGCAACTGTTGAACATGGAGATCACCTATGGCCCGGAACTCCGTTTTGTGCCGCCCCCGGGTGATCCGTTTGAACAACTGCTGCCTACCAGCGGATTTCTGGCGCAACTGATGGGGCGGTTGGTCCCTTATCTGCCTCAATTTTTGATTAACTGGCGCATCAAGCGACTGCTGTTGACGTGGCAGCATCCGGAAAATGCACTGTTTGACGATGGTGCGATCCTCGTGAATACAGTTGGGCAGCGTTTCTGCAACGAGCGAGTCTCTCCGGAGAGGGAGATTGCGATTTCGGAACAGGAGAATAAAGCGGCTTATATTCTGTTGGATGAACGCATCGCTGCCCGTTACAGCGAGTGGCCGCATTTTATTTCGACTGCGCCCAAGATCGCCTATGCGTACGTGGAAGATTATCTGAAACTACGTCCCGATGTGAGTGCCGCTGCAGGTTCACTGGAAGCACTCGCGAATCAACGCCAGCTTGATCCATCTCACTTACAGGACACCGTCGCCCAATTCAATGCGTATGCCTCAGGCCAGCAGGCAGATCCGTTTGGGAGGACTGGTGATACTGAACCGCTGGCCGGAAATCGCTGGGTTTTGCTGGGACCGGCGAAGGCCTACTTCACCACAACGGAAGGGGGCGTAGCGATCAACCACGGACTGCAGGCACTGGACGAGCATGGTGATCCGATTCCCGGCTTATACGCGATTGGCTGTAACGGCATGGGCGGACAGGTGCTGTGGGGACACGGACTGCACATCGCATGGGCACTTACCAGTGGTCGCCTGGTGGGAGAAATCCTGGGGAAATCAAACAACCAGTGA
- a CDS encoding PSD1 and planctomycete cytochrome C domain-containing protein: MRKLLTPLTAVYWIIAIAFYPAIPAWSANKPSKNMHPQERAFFENKIRPVLVKKCYSCHSSKSEELGGKLRMDTRDGMRVGGESGPAFVEGRPNESLLIQALRYDGLEMPPDEPLSEAVIQDFIKWVEMGVPDPRVEQPVVARKPTAENAAANPELWSFQPVKNPSPPSVKQQDWCFDPIDRFVLSRIEQAKLQPTHDASPVHLVRRLYFDLTGLPPTAEQVESFLNDYEQHRQQAVTRLVDELLASPHFGERWGRYWLDVARYGESNGNDGLGRNPTFPHAWRYRDYVIQAFNDDVPYDRFLTEQIAGDLLSAETPKERDRLLIATGFLAIGAKPAKAMNVNFDMDVVDDQINVISTGVMGLSVACARCHDHKHDPIPASDYYALAGIFLSTETMWGYAANQPLTAPETPLHILKAKTHYVAPPDSGVKPVVNKRAQSRKKKPKNVYPAGTALAMGVREKKKIVDCKINIKGESKKLGPQVPRGFLSACKVDQAPEITDKSSGRLELAQWLTSADHPQTARVMINRIWLNLFGQALVRTPDDFGVYGERPTHPELLDHLATRFRTEGWSVKQLIRAIVLSHTYQLSSFCDAEILEADPENRLLCRHNRRRLDAESLRDSILAASGQLNREPARGSAIANVDELVNKVSNLHLSHNHRSIYLCMLRHSDPPELSAFDLPDSTKPVGKRNETTLPTQSLFLLNSPFLVEQADWFSKEVLSDPELDESGRIHLAYRRALNRTPNSAELERALALIHDVDQALVSEISQEELRRVAVWATLCQGLLNTNEFRYVD; the protein is encoded by the coding sequence ATGCGTAAGTTGCTCACCCCGCTCACTGCCGTCTATTGGATCATTGCGATCGCTTTCTATCCCGCGATCCCTGCCTGGAGTGCGAACAAGCCCTCCAAAAACATGCATCCGCAGGAACGTGCCTTCTTCGAAAATAAAATTCGGCCCGTTCTGGTCAAAAAATGTTATTCCTGCCATTCCTCAAAGTCGGAAGAACTGGGGGGAAAGCTGCGGATGGATACCCGCGATGGAATGCGCGTCGGAGGAGAATCTGGCCCGGCGTTTGTCGAAGGACGCCCCAATGAGAGTCTGCTGATTCAGGCACTCCGTTATGATGGTCTGGAGATGCCCCCGGATGAGCCGCTGTCAGAAGCCGTGATCCAGGATTTCATTAAGTGGGTAGAAATGGGTGTCCCCGATCCGCGCGTCGAACAACCGGTGGTCGCCCGGAAGCCCACTGCAGAAAACGCGGCTGCGAACCCGGAACTCTGGTCATTCCAGCCGGTGAAGAACCCTTCACCACCGTCGGTGAAACAACAAGACTGGTGCTTTGATCCAATAGATCGGTTTGTCCTCTCCCGCATTGAACAGGCTAAACTGCAACCCACGCACGATGCTTCACCCGTACATCTGGTCCGCCGCCTGTATTTTGATCTGACCGGCCTCCCCCCCACGGCAGAGCAGGTAGAATCATTTCTGAACGATTATGAACAACATCGACAACAGGCGGTAACGCGACTGGTTGATGAACTGCTGGCTTCACCTCATTTCGGTGAACGCTGGGGACGGTACTGGCTCGATGTGGCCCGCTATGGTGAATCCAACGGCAACGATGGATTGGGACGTAATCCAACCTTTCCCCATGCCTGGCGGTATCGGGATTATGTCATCCAGGCTTTCAATGACGATGTCCCCTACGATCGGTTTCTCACCGAACAGATCGCCGGCGACCTGCTTTCAGCCGAGACTCCCAAAGAACGGGATCGTCTGCTGATCGCAACAGGCTTCCTGGCCATCGGTGCTAAACCTGCCAAGGCAATGAACGTCAACTTTGATATGGATGTGGTCGATGATCAGATCAATGTCATCAGCACCGGCGTCATGGGCCTCAGCGTCGCATGTGCCCGCTGCCACGATCACAAACACGATCCCATTCCTGCCAGCGACTATTATGCCCTGGCCGGTATCTTTCTCAGCACCGAAACCATGTGGGGTTATGCTGCCAATCAACCTTTGACGGCTCCTGAAACACCGCTGCACATCCTGAAAGCCAAAACCCACTATGTCGCACCGCCCGACAGTGGCGTGAAGCCGGTTGTCAACAAACGGGCTCAATCCCGTAAGAAAAAGCCCAAAAACGTTTATCCGGCTGGTACCGCACTGGCGATGGGCGTCCGTGAAAAGAAAAAAATTGTTGACTGTAAGATCAATATCAAAGGGGAATCCAAGAAACTGGGCCCCCAGGTACCCCGAGGTTTTCTCTCGGCCTGCAAGGTAGATCAGGCACCTGAAATTACTGACAAATCCAGTGGTCGTCTGGAACTGGCCCAGTGGCTCACCTCCGCCGATCATCCCCAGACGGCACGCGTAATGATTAACCGCATCTGGCTGAATCTGTTTGGTCAGGCACTGGTACGCACTCCCGACGACTTCGGCGTCTATGGAGAACGCCCCACACACCCGGAACTACTCGATCATCTGGCAACCCGCTTTCGCACGGAAGGCTGGTCGGTCAAACAGCTGATTCGTGCGATCGTCCTCAGTCATACCTATCAGCTCAGCAGTTTCTGCGATGCAGAAATTCTCGAAGCCGATCCAGAGAATCGCCTCCTCTGCCGACACAACCGTCGACGTCTGGATGCGGAATCACTCCGCGACAGCATTCTGGCAGCCAGTGGTCAGCTCAATCGAGAACCTGCACGGGGCTCAGCGATTGCCAACGTCGATGAACTGGTCAACAAGGTCAGTAATCTGCATCTGTCTCACAATCATCGTAGCATTTATCTCTGCATGCTCCGTCATTCTGATCCCCCCGAACTCTCTGCATTCGATCTTCCTGATTCCACCAAACCGGTAGGCAAACGCAATGAAACGACCCTGCCGACACAGAGCCTGTTCCTGCTCAACAGTCCGTTCCTGGTCGAGCAGGCAGACTGGTTTTCCAAAGAAGTGCTCTCCGATCCTGAACTCGATGAGAGCGGGCGCATTCATCTGGCTTATCGTCGTGCTTTGAACCGGACTCCAAACTCAGCAGAACTCGAGCGGGCTCTGGCATTGATCCATGACGTAGACCAGGCACTCGTATCGGAAATCTCACAAGAGGAACTCCGGAGGGTCGCAGTCTGGGCCACACTCTGCCAGGGACTGCTCAATACAAATGAATTCCGCTACGTTGATTAA
- a CDS encoding DUF1501 domain-containing protein — protein sequence MLGISRREMLRSASCGFGYLAMSALCGQNSFAASSATAPSLNARPPQLPARAKRVIFLCMSGGPAQLDTFDYKPQTGKKKHAGSVFDFKQHGESGLWISELLPETAKHADKLCVLNGMYADITNHAQSFLQLHTGDRLRPRPSLGSWIVYGLGTENQNVPGFISLFPRKPSVYSSAFLPPVYEGTPIGLNTSDMSKATINNIASDHLPARVKRRQLDFVQAMNREHATRRPDDSRLEAVIQSMELGFRMQVAAPELLDLSNETKSTLERYRVGQGKVVGACGDSDFGRQCLLARRFAEAGVRFIEVNHGSWDQHSNHRADLTANCESTDAPIAALLEDLEQRGLLEETLVVWGGEFGRPGLVPENKKDGTGHNARGFTFWMAGGGIKRGLAYGKTDPTGARAIEGKVHFRDLHATILHQMGLQHDKLTFKQGEREFRLTGTEGGKVVKDIIA from the coding sequence ATGCTCGGAATCTCGCGCCGCGAAATGTTACGATCCGCCTCCTGCGGCTTTGGCTACCTGGCCATGTCGGCACTCTGTGGGCAGAATTCGTTTGCAGCAAGTTCTGCGACGGCGCCCAGTCTTAACGCCCGGCCTCCTCAGCTACCAGCTCGCGCGAAACGGGTCATCTTTCTCTGCATGAGTGGCGGACCGGCTCAGCTCGATACATTCGATTATAAACCGCAGACCGGCAAAAAGAAGCACGCCGGATCGGTGTTCGATTTTAAACAACATGGTGAAAGCGGTCTCTGGATTTCCGAGCTCCTCCCCGAAACCGCCAAACACGCAGATAAGCTCTGTGTCCTCAACGGCATGTATGCGGACATCACAAATCACGCCCAGTCATTCCTGCAACTGCACACCGGCGATCGCTTGCGACCCCGCCCCAGCCTGGGCTCGTGGATCGTGTATGGGCTGGGAACAGAGAATCAGAATGTGCCCGGGTTCATCAGTCTCTTTCCTCGCAAACCATCGGTTTATTCCAGTGCCTTCCTCCCCCCCGTCTATGAGGGAACCCCAATTGGCTTGAATACATCCGATATGTCGAAAGCGACAATCAATAACATCGCCAGCGATCACCTGCCGGCCCGCGTGAAACGTCGTCAGCTCGATTTCGTGCAGGCCATGAATCGCGAGCACGCCACGCGTCGTCCAGACGATTCCCGCCTGGAAGCCGTCATTCAGTCCATGGAACTGGGTTTCCGGATGCAGGTCGCTGCTCCCGAACTGCTCGATCTGAGTAATGAAACCAAGTCGACTCTCGAGCGTTATCGTGTCGGTCAGGGCAAAGTGGTGGGAGCCTGTGGAGATTCTGACTTCGGTCGTCAATGTCTACTGGCGCGGCGTTTCGCGGAAGCTGGCGTCCGTTTCATCGAAGTCAATCACGGCAGTTGGGATCAGCACAGTAACCACAGGGCCGATCTGACCGCCAACTGTGAATCAACGGATGCACCGATTGCCGCCTTACTGGAGGATCTCGAACAGCGTGGTCTGCTGGAAGAGACACTCGTTGTCTGGGGAGGCGAATTTGGTCGCCCCGGCCTCGTGCCGGAAAACAAGAAAGATGGAACCGGACACAACGCCCGCGGCTTCACATTCTGGATGGCCGGCGGTGGTATCAAACGGGGACTGGCCTACGGTAAGACTGATCCGACCGGAGCCCGGGCCATCGAAGGGAAAGTTCACTTCCGCGATCTGCACGCCACTATTCTGCACCAGATGGGCCTGCAGCATGACAAGCTTACCTTCAAACAGGGGGAACGGGAATTTCGTCTCACTGGTACCGAAGGGGGTAAGGTCGTCAAGGACATTATTGCCTGA
- a CDS encoding SGNH/GDSL hydrolase family protein, with protein sequence MRNQIGWMLLLSSLLLSIPAINAAEQDQSPSKRLILQEGDRIVFIGNTFADQLRLYNYLETLLTAQAPVSKLSFRNLAWSGDTLTLQPRPLNFGSLDDHLTAEKADVIIACFGMNESFAGRSEVKAYREHWEQFLKHLKSKKYNGSTAPRVVILSSIAHENMGPPLPDPADHNQSLAAYTKTMLSVAEQHQLPFVDLYHATSRLMEANPSQKLTHNGIHLNQYGYWAVSQLIADSLLAKEVTSPQLVIDLKSQNIETTNAEVTQQKLKTDQIEFIVKPLLLPIPVPPEGAIADSDLLARQPRLSVKQLPEGNYRLVVGGTVIVTGTASDWDRGIVLLNLPSQVQVADLRSTINRKNELFFYVYRAHNAEYIFGRRTKPFGAVSFPPEMETFDELIQSREKKIQEQARPIEAAKWELIRVD encoded by the coding sequence ATGCGCAATCAAATCGGATGGATGCTGCTGCTCAGCAGCCTCCTGCTGTCTATCCCTGCAATCAATGCGGCAGAGCAAGATCAGAGTCCCTCAAAACGGCTGATATTGCAGGAAGGGGATCGCATTGTCTTTATTGGTAATACGTTCGCCGACCAACTGCGGTTATATAACTACCTGGAAACGCTGCTGACGGCACAAGCGCCGGTCAGCAAACTCAGCTTTCGCAACCTGGCCTGGTCAGGCGACACGCTGACGTTACAGCCTCGTCCGTTGAATTTTGGTTCACTGGATGACCATCTCACAGCAGAGAAAGCGGATGTGATTATCGCCTGTTTTGGCATGAATGAATCGTTCGCCGGTCGGAGCGAGGTGAAAGCGTATCGCGAACACTGGGAACAGTTCCTCAAGCATCTGAAGTCAAAGAAGTATAATGGTTCAACTGCGCCGCGTGTGGTGATCCTCTCCTCCATCGCCCATGAAAATATGGGACCACCACTGCCTGATCCTGCAGACCATAATCAGAGTCTGGCTGCATATACAAAAACGATGCTGTCCGTAGCGGAACAGCACCAGTTGCCTTTCGTCGACCTGTATCATGCGACTTCCAGACTGATGGAAGCAAACCCTTCGCAGAAGCTGACCCATAACGGCATCCATCTCAACCAGTACGGCTATTGGGCGGTGAGTCAGCTGATCGCAGACAGCTTGCTGGCGAAGGAGGTCACGAGTCCTCAGTTGGTGATCGATTTGAAATCCCAGAACATCGAAACGACCAATGCAGAGGTCACACAGCAGAAGCTCAAGACGGACCAGATTGAATTCATCGTGAAACCGCTGCTCCTGCCGATCCCTGTACCGCCGGAAGGAGCGATCGCGGACAGCGATCTGCTGGCCCGGCAACCTCGCCTGAGCGTTAAACAATTACCCGAGGGCAATTATCGACTGGTGGTCGGCGGAACTGTGATTGTGACAGGCACTGCAAGCGACTGGGACCGGGGCATTGTGTTGCTGAACCTGCCGTCTCAGGTGCAGGTGGCCGATCTTCGTTCTACCATCAACCGTAAGAATGAGCTCTTCTTTTATGTCTACCGTGCACACAACGCCGAGTATATTTTCGGTCGCCGCACGAAGCCGTTCGGTGCCGTCTCATTTCCACCTGAGATGGAAACATTCGACGAACTGATCCAGTCTCGAGAGAAAAAGATTCAGGAACAGGCTCGACCCATCGAAGCAGCAAAATGGGAACTGATTCGAGTCGACTGA